The Ananas comosus cultivar F153 linkage group 2, ASM154086v1, whole genome shotgun sequence genome contains a region encoding:
- the LOC109726748 gene encoding uncharacterized protein At5g39570-like yields MAWRGGGGGDLSVDDVNDYVEYDPTPYGGGYDISLTFGQPLPPSDDICYPISSSQSTSSSSAADSNRAQYSSDSAASSYYADSTDSGDRRYGRPRPKPQCAYNSGGDGGGYGMSEEYGHGERPSSYERPSYEEESGTHAKPSYYVQGQGEVYNYNRPKYIWR; encoded by the coding sequence ATGGCGTggagaggaggcggcggcggcgatctaTCAGTCGACGACGTCAACGACTACGTCGAGTACGACCCGACGCCCTACGGCGGCGGCTATGACATAAGCCTCACCTTCGGCCAGCCCCTCCCGCCGTCCGACGACATTTGCTACCCCATCTCATCCTCCCAGtccacctcctcttcctctgctgCCGACTCCAATAGAGCCCAATACTCCTCCGACTCCGCCGCATCTTCTTACTACGCCGACAGTACTGACTCCGGTGATCGCCGATACGGGCGTCCTCGGCCGAAGCCGCAGTGTGCGTATAACAgtggtggtgatggtggtggtTATGGGATGAGCGAAGAGTATGGACATGGAGAGAGACCTAGTAGTTATGAGAGGCCAAGCTATGAGGAGGAGAGTGGTACGCATGCGAAGCCCAGCTACTACGTGCAGGGCCAAGGGGAAGTGTACAATTATAACCGCCCTAAATATATAT